The Novosphingobium kaempferiae genome includes a window with the following:
- a CDS encoding aspartate-semialdehyde dehydrogenase produces MAAKFTPGQKLNVGVVGATGLVGSMIREILAERNFPVGQLRLFASARSAGKEIDGVVIEDAATADFSGLDVVLFSAGGSTAKELAPKAAAAGAVVIDNSSAFRSDPEVPLVVAEVNPHALANLPKGIVANPNCTTMAAMPVLRPLHEEAGLKRLVVSTYQAVSGGGLEGIEVLASQIEHVGARTRELASGDTAPLLPQAKKWAVPMAHNVVPLNYVYAEDGYTEEEIKLRDESRKILEIPGLPVSGTCVRVPVFTGHSLSINAEFERPISVERALELLGVAPGVVVTEVPNPLEATGKDPVFVGRVRKDPGVENGLALFLSNDNLRKGAALNAVQIAEALIG; encoded by the coding sequence ATGGCAGCTAAGTTCACCCCCGGTCAGAAGCTCAACGTCGGCGTCGTCGGCGCGACCGGGCTCGTCGGTTCGATGATTCGCGAAATCCTTGCCGAGCGCAATTTCCCGGTCGGCCAACTGCGCCTGTTCGCCTCGGCGCGTTCGGCGGGCAAGGAGATCGACGGCGTCGTGATCGAGGATGCGGCAACCGCCGATTTCTCGGGCCTCGACGTTGTGCTGTTCTCGGCCGGCGGTTCGACTGCCAAGGAACTGGCGCCCAAGGCCGCTGCGGCGGGCGCCGTGGTGATCGACAATTCGTCTGCGTTCCGTTCGGACCCGGAAGTGCCGCTGGTCGTCGCCGAGGTGAACCCGCATGCGCTGGCGAACCTGCCCAAGGGCATCGTCGCCAACCCAAACTGCACGACGATGGCGGCGATGCCGGTACTGCGTCCGCTGCATGAGGAAGCGGGGCTGAAGCGCCTGGTCGTCTCCACCTACCAGGCGGTGTCGGGCGGCGGCCTCGAGGGTATCGAGGTTCTGGCCAGCCAGATCGAGCACGTCGGCGCCCGCACCCGCGAACTGGCGTCGGGCGACACCGCGCCGCTGCTTCCGCAAGCGAAGAAGTGGGCGGTGCCGATGGCGCACAACGTCGTCCCGCTGAACTACGTCTATGCCGAGGACGGCTATACCGAGGAAGAGATCAAGCTGCGCGACGAGAGCCGCAAGATCCTCGAAATCCCCGGCCTGCCGGTTTCGGGCACCTGCGTGCGCGTCCCGGTCTTCACCGGCCACTCGCTGTCGATCAACGCCGAGTTCGAGCGCCCCATCAGCGTCGAGCGCGCGCTGGAACTGCTGGGCGTGGCGCCCGGCGTGGTCGTCACCGAAGTGCCCAACCCGCTGGAAGCCACCGGCAAGGATCCGGTCTTCGTCGGCCGCGTGCGCAAGGATCCGGGCGTCGAGAACGGCCTCGCGCTGTTCCTGTCGAACGACAACCTGCGCAAGGGCGCGGCGCTGAACGCGGTGCAGATCGCCGAAGCGCTGATCGGGTAA
- a CDS encoding DUF3734 domain-containing protein: MNAPDPDPQSVLVLQGGGALGAYQAGVYEALAERDIVPEWVAGISIGAINAALIAGNAPQDRLPALKRFWHGISRELQYKLDEPIGFARRAFNEASAQYAATMGLPGFFTPRWPMPLPEWPDHLSRLSYYDTTPLRGTLLELVDFDRLNRAETRFSVGAVNMLNGNFAYFDNTERTIGPEHIMASGALPPGFPPVEIDGEWYWDGGLVSNTPLQYVLDNRSLQEMNVYQVDLFSSRGIVPTSMADIAQREKDIRYSSRTRLNTDTSKALQKLRAAAKRLARRLPEEFQDDPDLTRLLDCRPAGAVAVMHLINRARGYETNSKDYEFSRMTIDEHWRCGHFDAEHSLRHPDWVNRDVDPDEIVTFDLSGDRPNARLRRPLASDSGNVSTSP; the protein is encoded by the coding sequence GTGAACGCACCTGATCCCGATCCCCAATCCGTACTCGTCCTGCAGGGCGGCGGCGCCCTCGGCGCCTATCAGGCCGGTGTCTACGAGGCGCTGGCCGAGCGCGACATCGTCCCCGAATGGGTCGCGGGCATATCCATCGGCGCGATCAACGCCGCGCTGATCGCGGGCAACGCCCCGCAGGACCGCCTCCCCGCGCTCAAGCGCTTCTGGCATGGCATCTCGCGGGAGTTGCAGTACAAGCTGGACGAGCCCATCGGCTTCGCCCGCCGCGCCTTCAACGAGGCTTCGGCCCAATATGCCGCGACGATGGGCCTGCCCGGCTTCTTCACCCCGCGCTGGCCGATGCCCTTGCCGGAGTGGCCGGACCACCTCTCGCGCCTCAGCTACTACGACACCACGCCGCTGCGCGGGACATTGCTGGAACTGGTGGACTTCGACCGCCTCAACCGCGCCGAAACCCGCTTCAGCGTCGGCGCGGTGAACATGCTCAACGGCAACTTCGCCTATTTCGACAACACCGAGCGCACGATCGGGCCTGAGCACATCATGGCCAGCGGCGCGCTGCCGCCGGGCTTCCCGCCGGTGGAGATCGACGGCGAATGGTACTGGGACGGCGGTCTCGTCTCCAACACGCCGCTGCAATACGTGCTCGACAACCGCTCTCTCCAAGAGATGAACGTCTACCAGGTGGACCTGTTCTCCTCGCGCGGGATCGTGCCGACGTCGATGGCCGACATCGCCCAGCGCGAGAAGGACATCCGCTATTCCAGCCGCACCCGGCTCAACACCGATACCTCCAAGGCGCTCCAGAAACTGCGCGCCGCCGCCAAGCGCCTCGCCCGCAGGCTACCCGAGGAATTTCAGGACGATCCCGACCTGACCCGCCTGCTCGACTGCCGTCCGGCGGGCGCGGTGGCGGTGATGCACCTCATCAACCGCGCGCGCGGCTACGAGACGAACTCAAAGGACTACGAGTTCTCCCGGATGACGATCGACGAGCACTGGCGCTGCGGCCATTTCGACGCCGAGCACTCGCTGCGCCACCCGGACTGGGTGAACCGCGACGTCGATCCGGACGAGATCGTCACCTTCGACCTTTCCGGCGACCGCCCGAACGCGCGCCTGCGCCGCCCGCTCGCGTCAGATTCCGGCAACGTTTCGACTTCACCCTGA
- the gltX gene encoding glutamate--tRNA ligase, whose product MTVTRFAPSPTGHLHVGNIRTALHNFLLAKQSGGRFLLRIDDTDAARSKEEYVEAIRADLAWLGLHPEGEERQSARFAIYEEAFAQLEAAGRVYPCWETPQELDLRRKVLLGRGLPPIYDRAALKLSTEEKAAKIAAGDLPHWRFLLDHDEPIAWEDGVRGAQKFEASQMSDPVVRRADGSWLYMLPSVIDDVAMGVTSILRGEDHVSNTAAQVQMFTALGAPVPQFAHEALLVGTEGKLSKRLGSLGAAHFRDSGIEPQALVALLGRLGTSDPVDPSLGLEELAAAFDLSRFGRAPARFDEAELERVNAAIVHALPFDSVASRLPEGMDAAAWEAVRPNLSRMAEAADWWAVVTGPVAAPELSEEDRAYCAQAAEMLGSLAWDAGIWKALTGALKDATGRKGKALFLPLRQALTGMEHGPDMAALLPLIGRDAALERLSSRT is encoded by the coding sequence ATGACCGTCACCCGCTTCGCACCCTCGCCCACCGGGCACCTCCACGTTGGCAATATCCGCACGGCGCTGCACAACTTCCTGTTGGCGAAACAGTCCGGCGGGCGCTTCCTGCTGCGCATCGACGATACCGACGCGGCGCGCTCGAAGGAGGAGTATGTCGAGGCGATCCGCGCCGATCTGGCGTGGCTGGGCCTCCATCCCGAGGGCGAGGAGCGCCAGTCCGCGCGCTTCGCGATCTACGAGGAGGCGTTCGCGCAGCTTGAGGCGGCGGGGCGCGTCTATCCGTGCTGGGAGACGCCGCAGGAACTGGATCTGCGCCGAAAGGTGCTGCTGGGGCGTGGACTTCCGCCGATCTACGACCGCGCGGCGCTGAAGCTCTCGACAGAGGAGAAGGCCGCGAAGATCGCTGCCGGAGACCTGCCGCACTGGCGCTTCCTGCTCGACCATGACGAGCCGATTGCGTGGGAGGACGGGGTGCGAGGGGCCCAGAAATTCGAGGCTTCGCAGATGAGCGACCCGGTCGTTCGCCGCGCCGACGGATCGTGGCTCTACATGTTGCCCTCGGTGATCGACGACGTGGCGATGGGTGTCACCAGCATCCTGCGGGGCGAGGACCACGTCTCCAACACGGCGGCGCAAGTGCAGATGTTCACCGCGCTCGGCGCGCCGGTGCCGCAGTTCGCGCACGAAGCGCTCCTGGTGGGGACCGAGGGCAAGCTGTCGAAGCGGCTGGGTTCGCTCGGGGCCGCGCATTTCCGCGATTCGGGCATCGAGCCGCAGGCGCTGGTGGCGCTGCTCGGGCGGCTGGGGACGAGCGATCCGGTCGATCCTTCGCTGGGTCTGGAGGAACTGGCGGCGGCCTTCGACCTGTCGCGGTTCGGCCGTGCTCCGGCGCGGTTCGACGAGGCGGAACTGGAGCGTGTGAACGCCGCGATCGTCCATGCTTTACCTTTCGATTCAGTGGCTTCGCGACTGCCTGAGGGTATGGATGCGGCGGCGTGGGAGGCGGTTCGCCCGAACCTTTCGCGCATGGCCGAGGCGGCGGACTGGTGGGCCGTCGTGACCGGGCCGGTGGCGGCGCCGGAACTGTCGGAAGAGGACCGCGCCTACTGCGCGCAGGCCGCGGAAATGCTGGGTTCGCTGGCCTGGGACGCGGGGATCTGGAAGGCGCTGACCGGGGCGTTGAAGGATGCCACCGGGCGCAAGGGCAAGGCGCTGTTTCTGCCGCTTCGTCAGGCGCTTACTGGGATGGAGCATGGTCCAGACATGGCGGCGCTGCTGCCGCTGATCGGCCGCGATGCTGCGCTGGAGCGGTTGTCGTCCCGGACCTGA
- a CDS encoding [protein-PII] uridylyltransferase, with protein sequence MSSVIRIPHPRSVIDRRDLVASIEAVVAECGAVKGRKAIVELLRAALETGRAEIARRLVEKPSAGHEVAEAQAFLTDQLIRVIHDHIVANVYPASNRSKGERLTIMAVGGYGRGEMAPHSDVDIAFLTPIKQTPWCEQVIEAMLYFMWDLSLKIGHSSRSLDDMVRMSKSDLTIRTAMLEGRYVWGDQDLYEEARARFFKDVVSGTERQFVVEKLAEREERHKRMGDSRYVVEPNVKEGKGSLRDLHTLYWIGKYIHKVRSPAELVDVGLLTAKEYRSFRRAENFFWAVRCHLHTITRRAEDRLTFDLQREVAGRMNFSDRPGKSAVERFMQMFFLQAKVVGSLTGVFLAQLDEQFAKRQPRGLLAGFRARERVIKGYKVFGGRLRAPSDDWFANDPVRLIEIFVLAEREGLEIHPETLRLISRDSALIRDEVRDDRRANDLFMELLTSRRNPEVALRSFNEAGVFGRFVTEFGRVNAQMQFDMYHHYTVDEHTIRAIGLVSRIEKGELKDDHPLAHEVIQKIRSRRALYVSVLLHDIAKGRKGDHSVLGAEIALKLCPRFGLDEEETELVSWLVRHHLLLSATAMKRDLSDGKTIADFVEVVQSVDRLRQLTVLTIVDIRAVGPGTWNSWKRQLIATLYGAAEERLRLGHAEFGRPKRVEAKKAAVEAMGGDYPALIEKVGGKLGDAYWIAEPEDVIARNLVQLDASDDEPLSISTEYYPARGATLVTVIASDHPGLFYRIAGGIHLAGGNIIDARIHTTRTGRAVDNFLVQDPLGRPFMEHGQLRRLEFTIENALANRIKILPQLVAKPDARPRADAFEVRPRVLFDNKASNRFTVVEINARDRPALLNRLAHALFESKLMVHSAHIATYGERAADTFYVTDLLGEKITAVPRLKAIERRLLEATSETSVEEEMA encoded by the coding sequence CTGCTGCGCGCCGCGCTGGAGACCGGCCGCGCCGAGATCGCCCGGCGGCTCGTGGAAAAGCCCTCCGCCGGGCACGAGGTGGCCGAGGCGCAAGCGTTCCTGACCGACCAGCTGATCCGCGTGATCCACGATCACATCGTCGCCAACGTCTATCCGGCCAGCAACCGTTCCAAGGGCGAGCGGCTGACGATCATGGCGGTCGGCGGCTACGGCCGGGGCGAGATGGCGCCGCATTCCGACGTCGACATCGCCTTCCTCACCCCGATCAAGCAGACGCCGTGGTGCGAGCAGGTGATCGAGGCGATGCTCTACTTCATGTGGGATCTCTCGCTGAAGATCGGCCATTCCAGCCGCTCGCTCGACGACATGGTGCGCATGTCGAAGTCCGATCTTACGATCCGCACAGCGATGCTGGAAGGCCGCTACGTCTGGGGCGACCAGGACCTGTACGAGGAGGCGCGCGCCCGCTTCTTCAAGGACGTCGTCTCCGGCACCGAGCGTCAGTTCGTGGTCGAGAAGCTGGCCGAGCGCGAGGAGCGGCACAAGCGCATGGGCGACAGCCGTTACGTGGTCGAGCCCAATGTGAAGGAGGGCAAGGGTTCCCTGCGCGATCTCCACACGCTCTACTGGATCGGCAAGTACATCCACAAGGTCCGCTCGCCCGCCGAACTGGTCGACGTGGGACTGCTCACCGCCAAGGAATATCGCAGCTTCCGCCGCGCCGAGAACTTCTTCTGGGCGGTGCGCTGCCACCTCCACACCATCACCCGCCGCGCCGAAGACCGGCTGACCTTCGACCTCCAGCGCGAGGTGGCGGGCCGGATGAACTTCTCCGACCGTCCCGGCAAGAGCGCGGTGGAACGGTTCATGCAGATGTTCTTCCTGCAGGCCAAGGTCGTCGGCAGCCTGACCGGGGTGTTCCTCGCCCAGCTGGACGAGCAGTTCGCCAAGCGCCAGCCGCGCGGTCTCCTTGCCGGTTTCCGGGCGCGCGAACGGGTCATCAAGGGCTACAAGGTCTTCGGCGGCCGCCTGCGCGCGCCGTCGGACGACTGGTTCGCCAACGACCCCGTCCGCCTGATCGAGATCTTCGTCCTCGCCGAGCGCGAGGGGCTGGAGATCCACCCCGAGACGCTGCGCCTGATCTCGCGCGATTCGGCGCTCATCCGCGACGAGGTTCGCGACGACCGGCGCGCCAACGACCTGTTCATGGAACTGCTCACCAGCCGCCGGAACCCCGAAGTCGCGCTGCGCAGCTTCAACGAGGCGGGCGTGTTCGGGCGCTTCGTCACCGAGTTCGGCCGCGTCAACGCGCAGATGCAGTTCGACATGTACCACCACTACACGGTGGACGAGCACACCATCCGCGCCATCGGCCTCGTCTCGCGCATCGAGAAGGGGGAACTGAAGGACGACCACCCGCTCGCGCATGAGGTGATCCAGAAGATCCGCTCGCGCCGGGCGCTCTACGTCTCGGTGCTGCTCCACGACATCGCCAAGGGCCGCAAGGGCGACCACTCGGTGCTCGGCGCCGAGATCGCGCTGAAGCTGTGCCCGCGCTTCGGGCTGGACGAGGAGGAGACGGAACTCGTCTCCTGGCTGGTGCGCCACCACCTGCTGCTCTCGGCCACCGCGATGAAGCGCGACCTTTCCGACGGCAAGACCATCGCCGACTTCGTGGAAGTCGTGCAGTCGGTCGACCGCCTGCGCCAGCTGACGGTGCTCACCATCGTCGATATCCGCGCGGTCGGGCCGGGGACATGGAATTCGTGGAAGCGCCAGCTCATCGCCACGCTCTACGGCGCTGCGGAGGAACGCCTGCGCCTCGGCCACGCGGAGTTCGGGCGTCCCAAGCGGGTCGAGGCCAAGAAGGCCGCAGTGGAGGCGATGGGCGGGGACTATCCCGCGCTCATCGAGAAGGTCGGCGGCAAGCTGGGCGACGCCTACTGGATCGCCGAGCCCGAGGACGTCATCGCCCGCAACCTCGTCCAGCTCGACGCCTCGGACGACGAGCCGCTGTCGATCTCGACCGAATACTACCCCGCGCGCGGCGCGACGCTGGTGACGGTGATCGCCTCCGACCACCCCGGCCTGTTCTACCGGATCGCCGGCGGCATCCATCTTGCGGGCGGCAACATCATCGACGCGCGCATCCACACCACCCGCACCGGCCGCGCGGTGGACAACTTCCTCGTGCAGGATCCGCTGGGCCGCCCGTTCATGGAGCATGGCCAGCTGCGCCGCCTCGAATTCACCATCGAGAACGCGCTTGCCAACCGCATCAAGATCCTGCCGCAGCTGGTCGCCAAGCCCGACGCCCGCCCCCGCGCCGACGCCTTCGAGGTGCGCCCGCGCGTCCTGTTCGACAACAAGGCGTCCAACCGCTTCACCGTGGTCGAGATCAACGCGCGCGACCGCCCGGCCCTGCTCAACCGGCTGGCCCACGCGCTGTTCGAATCGAAGCTGATGGTCCACTCCGCCCACATCGCCACGTATGGCGAGCGCGCAGCGGACACCTTCTACGTCACCGACCTGCTCGGCGAGAAGATCACCGCCGTACCCCGCCTCAAAGCCATCGAACGGCGGCTGCTTGAGGCGACCAGCGAGACTTCGGTGGAAGAGGAGATGGCGTGA
- a CDS encoding benzoate/H(+) symporter BenE family transporter gives MILRMPPLAAWTSAFIAAVVGFGGIVPLVVRAMQGLGASTTQVGSSVTALCLGIAVCGGLLSLRTRVPVVLAWSTPGAALLVASAGTVQWPVAIGAFLAAAAMMCVLAVVPALGRLAERIPASVASAMLAGVLLPFCLQLFRTLESDALLVCVLLVVFVIARQRLPLYALLLVLCAGIAVLLLRGDLRGLDGGPLLGALEPVVPVFDWRAVMSVGLPLFLVTLVSQNLPGLVVLRSAGYAPPPRQLLLGTGLASLLLAPFGAHGVNLAAITAAICTGSDAHPEAEGRWIVGVIYAGFYLVLALFSTPLVLFFLAMPATAIAALTGIALIAPLTGAVEQMLVEKTERDAAILTFAATASGVSLMGVGSAFWGLLAGFAALAAKWAFAPRHYGQN, from the coding sequence ATGATCTTACGAATGCCGCCGCTCGCCGCCTGGACTTCCGCCTTCATCGCCGCCGTCGTGGGGTTCGGAGGCATCGTTCCGCTGGTCGTCCGGGCGATGCAGGGGCTGGGCGCGAGCACGACACAGGTTGGTTCGTCGGTTACAGCGCTATGCCTCGGCATTGCGGTCTGCGGTGGGCTGCTGTCGCTGCGCACGCGGGTGCCGGTGGTGCTGGCGTGGTCGACGCCGGGAGCGGCGCTGCTGGTGGCGAGTGCCGGGACAGTGCAGTGGCCCGTCGCCATCGGAGCGTTCCTGGCAGCCGCGGCGATGATGTGCGTGCTCGCGGTGGTCCCGGCGCTTGGGCGGCTGGCGGAGCGGATTCCGGCTTCTGTCGCCTCGGCCATGCTGGCGGGCGTGCTGCTGCCGTTCTGTCTGCAACTGTTCCGCACGCTGGAAAGCGATGCGCTGCTGGTCTGCGTGCTGCTCGTGGTCTTCGTCATCGCCCGCCAGCGGCTGCCGCTCTATGCGCTGCTGCTCGTGCTGTGCGCGGGTATCGCCGTGCTGCTGCTGCGCGGCGACCTTCGGGGCCTTGACGGCGGGCCGCTGCTGGGCGCTTTGGAGCCGGTCGTGCCGGTGTTCGACTGGCGCGCGGTGATGAGCGTAGGGCTGCCGCTGTTCCTGGTGACGCTGGTGTCGCAGAACCTGCCCGGCCTCGTCGTGCTGCGCTCCGCGGGCTATGCGCCCCCGCCCCGCCAATTACTGCTGGGGACCGGTCTCGCGAGCCTGCTGCTTGCGCCGTTCGGGGCGCATGGCGTCAACCTTGCCGCGATCACGGCGGCGATCTGCACCGGCTCCGATGCGCACCCCGAGGCAGAGGGGCGCTGGATCGTGGGCGTGATCTATGCGGGATTCTACCTTGTGCTGGCGCTGTTCTCGACCCCGCTGGTGCTGTTCTTCCTCGCCATGCCTGCCACCGCCATCGCCGCTTTGACGGGCATCGCCCTCATCGCCCCGCTGACCGGTGCGGTCGAGCAGATGCTGGTCGAGAAGACCGAGCGCGACGCCGCGATCCTGACGTTCGCCGCGACGGCCTCGGGCGTCTCGCTGATGGGCGTGGGATCGGCGTTCTGGGGCCTGCTGGCGGGGTTTGCGGCGCTGGCGGCGAAGTGGGCTTTTGCGCCCAGACATTACGGGCAAAATTGA
- a CDS encoding 3-hydroxybutyrate dehydrogenase, with protein MKLKDKVCIVTGAASGIGKAIADIYAGEGGKIVIADLNLDAAQKAADDIVASGGTAMAVAMDVTSEEQVNAGVAKVVEAWGTVDVLVSNAGIQIVNPVENYAFSDWKKMLAIHLDGAFLTSKAVLPHMYAQGSGSVIFMGSVHSKEASPLKSAYVTAKHGLLGLSRVIAKEGGKKGVRTNVICPGFVRTPLVDKQIPEQAKELGISEDEVISRVMLGQTVDSEFTTVADIAEVALFFASFPTNALTGQSLVASHGWFME; from the coding sequence ATGAAGCTCAAGGACAAGGTCTGCATCGTCACCGGCGCCGCCAGCGGCATCGGCAAGGCCATCGCCGACATCTACGCAGGCGAAGGCGGCAAGATCGTCATCGCCGACCTCAACCTCGACGCCGCGCAGAAGGCCGCGGACGACATCGTGGCCAGCGGCGGCACCGCCATGGCCGTCGCCATGGACGTCACCAGCGAGGAGCAGGTGAACGCGGGCGTCGCCAAGGTGGTGGAGGCATGGGGCACGGTGGACGTGCTCGTCTCCAACGCGGGCATCCAGATCGTCAACCCGGTCGAGAACTACGCCTTCTCCGACTGGAAGAAGATGCTCGCGATCCACCTCGACGGCGCGTTCCTCACCTCCAAGGCGGTGCTGCCGCACATGTATGCGCAAGGGTCGGGCTCGGTGATCTTCATGGGCTCGGTCCACTCCAAGGAGGCGAGCCCGCTCAAGAGCGCCTACGTCACCGCCAAGCACGGCCTGCTCGGCCTCAGCCGCGTGATCGCCAAGGAAGGCGGCAAGAAGGGCGTGCGCACCAACGTGATCTGCCCCGGCTTCGTGCGCACCCCGCTGGTGGACAAGCAGATCCCGGAGCAGGCCAAGGAACTCGGCATTTCCGAGGACGAGGTGATTTCGCGCGTCATGCTGGGCCAGACGGTGGACAGCGAATTCACCACCGTCGCCGACATCGCCGAAGTCGCGCTGTTCTTCGCCAGCTTCCCGACTAACGCGCTGACCGGCCAGTCGCTGGTGGCCAGCCACGGCTGGTTCATGGAGTGA